GAGCTTTGTCGGGATGATCCATGTCCTGAAGTCCGATTCGATGAATACGGTACAAAATATGGAAGGTGTGGCTCAGAAATTGCAGACCCAGTTTAAGTTGGGCGGCTGGTTTGCCGATTTACAGGGAGGTTTCGGTGTTGAAGATTCTTTTGCCAACAGTGTGAAAAACCTGATCAGTTCGCAAAACATCCAGTCGCATTGTTCGCTTGCCACCATGGGAGTGATTCCTTCGATCAAATCCAACCAGGTAAAAATGGGTGTGAAGCAATTTGCCGATTCCGATCCCGACAAAGAGATGCAGAAACTGGCTACCCTTCAAGGGGCGACCGCCACTGAAAATAATACGCTCGAATCGTCGGCCAGTGCCGCACGCACCGGAAAGCAAATGATTTCGCTGCACAACGCCACGATCCAGTCTACCTTGACCGGGTTGTCTGAGATCGACGACGGACAAAACGGCATGATCGATATCAACTCGCTGATGACAGCCATGGATGATTATGTTCAGAAGTGCTCTTCGGGAGATGATAATATCGGTGTCCCGATCAATTATTATCTGAAGTCGCTGGATAAAGCCACGACGCTTAAAGCCTGGCTGGAGAAATACTATCCAAAAGAAAATATCAGTGGAGGCGACCAGCCTGAACCTGAACCGGGTGAATAATTCTCACACCTGAAGTTCCTCAATATGTAAATCCCGGCACTGGCAGACATTTTCTCCAATCATTGCCGGGATTTGCCATTAATGCCATCACTAAAAACAAGGTACGAAGAAGCTACTTGAGTCACAAGTACCCTATATTTATCAGAAAGATGCTATCCCTCGGTACAATTCCTTCCTTTCTGCTGTATATTTGTATTCAATCAAATATACGTTTAACATATATCAAACGAATAGAACACATATATGTTTCTTTCACTTGGTAATCGTTCTACTTTCATTCGATATTTATAGAACGATTCATTGTTCGGGATGAAAATTGGGTTTGGCTGGTATTAATTTAAAACACGATAACAATGAGTTTAAAATTCGGTTGGTACAAAACTCCGGTTCCGGGAGACAGGGAGGATAAACAAGTTCCCCATGCACGCATCATTTCACAAGGGACACTCGACACAAAGTATATGTGTAAAATGATCTCGATGTCGAGTACCATTTCTTCGGCTGATGTAAAAGGGGTATTAGAAGCTTTGAACTTCTGGATGGGATTCTGTCTGTCGGAAGGGAACAGTATCGAACTGGATGGACTGGGTTACTTTACCCCTACACTGAAAAGTAAAATAACCACCGATGAAAACGGTAAAAACAAGGTACAGGCAGAAATAGATTCCGTCAGTTTCCGTTGTGCAACCTCTCTGAAAGAACAGGTACGGGAAGCCGGACTCGAACTGGTGAAAAAAACGAATACGGAAAAGCTCCCGCAAGAACAACGCCTGGAAAATATCATGGCTGAAGTGGAAGAAAACAAGTGCATCAACCGCAGTACCTGCATGAAACTGAACCACTGCAGCCAGTTCATGGCACTAAACGACCTGAAACAGCTGATAGACAGCAAACAACTGATACAGATCGGCGGAGGCAAACAGACAATGTATATACGCTCAGTGTAAATCTGAAATTTCGCGGCAAAAATAACCGCCGCGAAATTTCAGATTCAAGCCAAAATAGCTTTATTCCCATACATTTGATTTATCCACTGATTTATCCACACAAAATAATCCGCACTATGATAAAAAGGACGGGCAGCAGACAGAAACATCTCTTGCATCATATGCTGTTATAATTATTTCATTTGAATTATTCGATTCGAATAATTCGGATTTAACCGTTTCACAAGGACATACAGCCATTTTTGTCGCTGTAAAATTTGTTATTCTACATCCTTTCTTTTACCTTTGTAACAGCCGTTAATGTAATGACCATTAAATTAACGGGGATTAAATTAAGATGTGCATGAAATCGATCTTATCGCCCTCAACCGTTTTGAAGAGAAGGCATTGATAGCTGAAGTTAAGCGAAATCCAAATAAGATCAATATAGCTCGCCTATATGAGAAAGTTGCCTCCATAAAAAAACAATTATCGCATTACACATTGGAAATAAAAGGATTGTCAATGCAGGACATGTAAATAGTCAAACGAAAACATTGAATAAACTAAACCTCCGTCGATATGATACTACTCTCGAACATAGATTTCACACTGCCGCTGGCAGATCCGGTATTGAAGTTTCTGCTGATACTGCTGATCATCCTGGCGGCTCCGCTCCTGTTGAACAAACTTAAAGTACCGCCTCTGCTGGGGCTGATCATTGCCGGTGCGATTATCGGACCAAACGGGTTTAACCTTGTTTTGCGCGACAGCAGCATCATTCTGTCAGGTACGGCAGGCTTGCTTTATATCATGTTTCTGGCAGGGCTGGAAATCGACATGGGAGACTTCAAGAAGAATAGCGGGAAAAGCCTCGTTTTCGGAATGTACACGTTCCTTATTCCTATGATATTGGGAACGGCGGTAGGATTATGGGTACTTAAATTCAGCATGGAGACATCCGTATTGCTTGCCAGTATGTTCGCCTCACATACATTGATTGCCTATCCGATCATCAGCAAACTGGGAATCAGTAAAAACAACGCGGTCAGCATCACTGTCGGGGGAACCATGATCACGGATACACTGGCTTTATTGGTGCTGACCATCATCGTGGGAATGGCAACAGGGAATGCCGATGATGCTTTCTGGATACGCCTGGGGATTTCCATCATTGTTTTCGCATTGATAGTCCTGCTGGTATTTCCTTTTATCGGACGGTGGTTCTTCAAACGGGTACATGATAATATCTCACAGTATATCTTCGTACTGGCGATGGTCTTTTTCGGAGCATTCCTGGCACAGTTGGCAGGGATGGAAGCGATCATCGGCTCATTCCTCGCCGGACTGGCATTGAACAGGCTGATACCGCAAAGCTCACCGCTGATGAACCGGGTCGAGTTTGTCGGTAATGCGATCTTTATTCCGTTCTTCCTATTGAGCGTCGGCATGCTGATCGACTACAGGGCTTTCTTTACCAGCTTCGAGACGATCAAGGTCGGCATAGTGATGATCGTTGTCGCTACGGCTGCCAAATATGCAGCCGCGTGGCTGACACAAAAAACATTCCGGCTGTCGGTAGACCAGCGAAGCGTCATCTTCGGGTTGAGCAATGCACAGGCGGCGGCAACCCTGGCAGCTGTCATGGTCGGATATAATGTGATCCTCGGGACCGATGCTAATGGAGATCCTATCCGCCTTCTGAACGAGAGCGTCCTGAA
This is a stretch of genomic DNA from Parabacteroides chongii. It encodes these proteins:
- a CDS encoding HU family DNA-binding protein, translated to MSLKFGWYKTPVPGDREDKQVPHARIISQGTLDTKYMCKMISMSSTISSADVKGVLEALNFWMGFCLSEGNSIELDGLGYFTPTLKSKITTDENGKNKVQAEIDSVSFRCATSLKEQVREAGLELVKKTNTEKLPQEQRLENIMAEVEENKCINRSTCMKLNHCSQFMALNDLKQLIDSKQLIQIGGGKQTMYIRSV
- a CDS encoding cation:proton antiporter → MILLSNIDFTLPLADPVLKFLLILLIILAAPLLLNKLKVPPLLGLIIAGAIIGPNGFNLVLRDSSIILSGTAGLLYIMFLAGLEIDMGDFKKNSGKSLVFGMYTFLIPMILGTAVGLWVLKFSMETSVLLASMFASHTLIAYPIISKLGISKNNAVSITVGGTMITDTLALLVLTIIVGMATGNADDAFWIRLGISIIVFALIVLLVFPFIGRWFFKRVHDNISQYIFVLAMVFFGAFLAQLAGMEAIIGSFLAGLALNRLIPQSSPLMNRVEFVGNAIFIPFFLLSVGMLIDYRAFFTSFETIKVGIVMIVVATAAKYAAAWLTQKTFRLSVDQRSVIFGLSNAQAAATLAAVMVGYNVILGTDANGDPIRLLNESVLNGTILMILVTCAIASFSAQKGAHNIAIKESEEETEENETKDEHILIPVSNEETVEELVNLSLAVKSKTNTSGLYAMKVIDNQSSDDKTLKASKRVLQTAIDTAAATDTRLKGLLRYDLSISNAITSVVKEREITDLVLGLHKEKDIPAAFLGNIVENVLQHSSVTTFIYKPVQPLATIKRHLILIPDQAEKEIGFIAIMNRIWNVLQNTGAKVVFYGSEDTLKAIKKVFAKRAGEISYTNFSDWDDFLIVFRDVKADDSMWVIFSRKEGLSYDPVMPRIPGYLNKYFQGNSFVLSYPIQASMDESTRYLT